DNA sequence from the Cupriavidus sp. WKF15 genome:
ACTGCGATACCGACATGAACGTGGTCATGACCGGCAGCGGCGGCTTCGTCGAGGTGCAAGGCACCGCCGAAGGCACGCCCTTCAGCCGCGCCGACCTCGACGCCATGACGCGCCTGGCCGAAGCCGGCATCGCGCAACTGGTCCGGCACCAGCGCCAGGCGCTGGGCCTGGCCTGAAGGACGCTGCACACCATGCAACGCCTGGTCCTGGCCTCAAACAATCCTGGCAAGCTGCGTGAATTCGGCGCGCTGCTGGCCCCGCTCGGCTTTGATGTCGTATCGCAAGGCGAGTTGGGTGTCCCCGAAGCCGAAGAGCCGTTCGGCACCTTCGTCGAGAACGCGCTGGCCAAGGCCAGGCACGCCAGCCGGCTGGCCGGCATGCCCGCGCTGGCCGACGATTCGGGCATCTGCGTGCAGGCGCTCGACGGTGCCCCGGGCGTCTACTCGGCGCGCTACGCGCAGATGGCCGGCCGGGCCAATTCCGACGCCGCCAACAACGCGCACCTGATCTCGCAACTCGCCGGCAAGCTGAACCGCCGCGCGCATTACTACTGCGTGCTGGTCTTCGTCCGGCATGCCGCGGATCCCTGCCCCATCATCGCCGAAGGCGTATGGCATGGCGAAGTCGTCGATGCCCCGCGCGGTGCCGGCGGCTTCGGCTACGACGCGCATTTCCTGCTGCCGGAGCTGGGCAAGACCGCCGCCGAACTGCCCGCCGAAGAAAAGAACGCAGTCAGCCATCGCGCACTGGCGCTGCGTTCGCTGGCGGCACGGCTGCAGACCGAAAGCCGCGGGCAGGCAGCGCGATGATTCCGATCGTACCGGCCAGCACATCGCCGGCCGCGCCCGCCGACAACACGCAACTCTGGCTCAAGCCCGGCCAGATCGCGCTGCCGGGCTCGCCGCCGCTGTCGCTCTACGTGCATGTGCCGTGGTGCGTGCGCAAGTGTCCCTACTGCGATTTCAATTCGCATGCGGTGCCTGGCAAGGACGGCACCCACGACATTCCGGAAGACGCCTACCTGGACGCCTTGCGCGCCGACCTGGAGCAATCGCTGCCGCTGGTATGGGGCCGCCCGGTCCATACGGTCTTCATTGGCGGCGGCACACCGAGCCTGCTGTCCGCGGCCGGCATGGACCGGCTGCTATCGGATATCCGTGCACTGCTGCCGCTCGATGCCGACGCCGAGATCACGATGGAGGCCAACCCGGGAACGTTCGAGGCCGAACGCTTCGCCAGCTACCGCGCGAGCGGCGTGAACCGGCTTTCTATCGGGATCCAGAGCTTCAACGACAGCCACCTGCAGGCGCTCGGCCGCATCCACGGCGAACGCGAGGCACGCGCGGCCATCGACATCGCGCAGCGCAGCTTCGACAACATCAACCTCGACCTGATGTACGCGCTGCCCGGCCAGACCATGGAGCAGTGCCGCGACGACCTCGAGACTGCGCTGTCGTATGGCACCGCGCACCTGTCGCTCTACCACCTGACGCTGGAGCCCAACACGCTGTTCGCCAAGTACCCGCCCGCGCTGCCGGACGACGACCTGGCCTATGAGATGCAGGACCTGATCGAAGCGCGCACGGCCCAGGCCGGCTATCGTCATTACGAGACCTCCGCCTACGCGCGCGCGCATCGCGAAGCGCGGCACAACCTGAACTACTGGCGCTTTGGCGACTACCTTGGCATTGGCGCCGGTGCGCACGGCAAGCTGTCCTTCCCCAACCGCGTCCTGCGCCAGATGCGGCACAAGCATCCGGCCACCTACATGGCGCAGGCCGTGGCCGGCAGCGCGGTGCAGGAAGCGCGCGAAGTCGGCGCGGATGAGCTGCCATTCGAGTTCATGCTCAACGCGCTGCGGCTGACCGACGGCGTGCCGGCATCGAGCTTCCACGACATGACGGGACTGCCGCTGCACGCCATCAGCCGGCAGCTCGCGGCGGCGGAGAAGAAGGGATTGATTGACGCCGACCCCACGGTAATCCGCCCGACCGAACTCGGACGACGCTTCCTCAATGACCTGCAGGAGATGTTCCTGAAAGACTGAGGACGGCGACGCGCCTGGCACGAAAGTACGAAGGCCACGGCATTGCCGTGGCCTTCGTTGCTTGGTCGACCTTAACCGGGATCAGTACGGCACGGCCATGTCATTGGCCACGCGGGCGCGCATGCCGACCTGCAAGTTGCCAAGGTTGCTCTGCGTCACGGTGGCAACCCGGCCATCGTCGAGCCGGACATTGACGCGATAGGCGGTTTGCGTATTGCTCCCCGCACGCTTCTCGATCTGGTTGCCGGCCACGGCGCCAAGCACCGCACCACCGATCGTCGCCGCGGTCTGTCCGGTGCCACCGCCGACCTGGTGTCCCAGCAGCCCGCCTGCGGCACCGCCAATCACGGTGCCGAGAAGACCGGAGCTGTTTTGCGTGCTGGTAATCGGCTCGATGGATTCCACGCGTCCGTAGTACACCGAACCTGCCGGCGCCTGCGTGGCATAGCCACCGTTGCTGGTCTGCGGCGGGGGCGGAGCGTTGTAGCCGGTGTTGTACCCATTGTTGTAAGGCGCCGCACAACCGGCCAGCCCGATTGCAGCCAGCACGGCCGCAAGCGCCATCCGATTCTTCGACTTGCTTTGCATCTGGAATTCTCCTCTGTTGCCAGGTGAAGCCGGGAAAACAGCACTTAAGCAGATCCCGGCACACCGGTATGAGCCGTGCGGCAGGCATAAGGTTCCGCCGTGTCATACAGGCTCCGACAACAGGGATCACCAGATTCACCCAAGGAAGCGCCCGGGCCTTGTATAATGCGCGTCCTGTACTGGCCCTTGCGGCCAGCGGCATGTCGCGCGAACCGCGCTACAGTGCCGGTACTCTATGGAAGCGTGGCCGAGTGGTTTAAGGCAGCAGTCTTGAAAACTGCCGATGGGGTGACCCATCCGTGAGTTCGAATCTCACCGCTTCCGCCATCCCTCATTCCACAGCGTTCCGATACCTTCCCAAGAATCACCCGCATACGCAACCGCGCGCTGCGGTTCAAGGTCACGATCGGCGGGCAGGCGGTCATCCGCGGGTATCGGCACACGTGCCTCTGGCACGGCGCAAGAAAGCCATGACTCCGCGCTGGCTCAATTGGACAGGGTCCGAGGTATGCGGAAGGCAGAATCGAATAGATGCGCTTATAGCGCAGCCGACAGCCTGGCCACCGGATGTCAGAAGTCGAGCTGCTGCGGGAAGATCCCGAGGGCAGCCGCGATCTTCTCGCGCGAGGAGCGGCGCAGCTTGTCGCTCGCTTCCTGCTGCGCGTAGGCACCCTGCGTGATGCCCAGCTTCGCAGCCACCTCGGCCTGGGTGAAGCCAAGATGCTCGCGCCATGCCTTCACGGGCGTCGCACCGTCGACAGTACGACCCACCACTTCGTTCGGGATCATGTTGGGCCAGCGATGCCTCGCGCGATCGCCGCGTCTTCAAGGGGCGTCGGCATCGTGAGCTTAGATTTTCTGTTCATAGTCGCGTACCTCACGGGAGTTTGCCTTGCGCAGGCTTAGTGCCCGCAGCCAGTCGCCTCGCAGTACGAACACCAGGCAATGCAGCCCATGGCACGGCTGTCAATTGCCCTGGGGATAGGCCTGGAAAACCTTCGCCTTGCCATCCCGCATCACCAGCAGCACCTCATACGGCGTCTTGCGTCCGCCATACTCCGGCCCGTCCATGCCCGGCGATCCCAGTGGCATGCCCGGCACCGCCAGGCCCACCGCGGCGGGCCGCTCACGCAACAGGCGGCGGATCTCGCGCGCCGGCACATGCCCTTCGAGCGCATAGCCTTCGACTACCGCGGTATGGCACGAGCCGTAGCGCTCAGGCATGCCCGCCTTGCTGCGCGCGGCGGGGAGATCATCCACTTCATAAGTCGTGACCTGGAAGCCGTTGGCCTGCAGATGCGACACCCAGTCCTTGCAGCAACCGCACGCGGGAGATTTCCAGACCTTGACCGCAGTCGCGGACGGCGAAGCCCCGGCCCAGGCGGCAGCGGGCAACAGCGCCAGCGCGGCGAGAACGGTCCGGCGGAGAGAGTTGGTGACAACAGGTTCGGCTTTCATGGATCGGAATGGAATACAGGTTCAGGGAATGGGCCGGCAGGATCAGTGCCCGGGAGACAGCGTTCCAAGCCATGCCACTAGCCACAGCACGATCATGGCACACGCCGACTCGCACCATACGCTTCGGCGCAACGCAAGCACGGCGCCGTCGTCGCGCGTGTGCACGGCTCGCGCCAGCCGCGGCGCCAGGCGGTAGCGATTCATGGCCGCCAGCCCCAGCATCGCGCCGAACAGTGCAAGCTTGGCCAGCAACAGCCCGCCGTAGGGCGCAGACAGCAAGCCGGACAGGTCCGGCCCGGCGATCAAGGTGTAGTTGGCAATACCGGTCACCACCAGCGTGGCGACGATGCCGGCACCGATACGGGAAAATCCGCTCGCGACGCGGCTCAACTCGGCCACACCAACGCTTGTCGTGGCGTGTTGCGGCAGCGACAGCCACACAAAGACGGCCAGTGCGCCCACCCACGCGCCGGCCGCCAGCAGATGCACGATGTCCGCCGGCAGATGGATCGCGCGCTGCACGCCTTCGCTCATGGCTCCGTGCCCTCCCCAGGCCAGCGTGGCCAATGCGATGGCCGCGGCCAGCGGCAATACGATGCGCGTCGCCTGCCACTGGCGCGGCGCCCCGCTTGCGATCAGGCAGACGAGCAGCGCCAGCATCCGCACCTGCCACGCAACGCCCAGGCCAGTCTCGGTCACGATCATGCGGACGGTCTCGCCATCGATGGCCAGGTATGACTCCTCGCCCATCATGGTCCTGGCGGCCACCAGCAGGCCAAGCACGGAAAGCACGATGCCCGCCGCCGCCATGAACGCGGTGGCGCGCTTCCCGTACGTGGCCAGGTGCGCGTCCACACGCAGTAACCACATTGCCGCAAGCGGCACGCCGAACAGCAGCGTCAGGTCGACATACAGCGCATAACGCAGGGCAACGGTCGCCCAGTCAGCGTCCATCGGCTTATTTCACGGTGAACGAGAGCTTGCCGCTGACAGGATGCGTGTCGGACGCCACCGCGCGCCAGTCCAGGCGGTAGGTACCCGGCACAAGCGGGCTGACCGGAGTGATCACCATCGTCTTCGGGTCGTCCCCGGCCGAGACGCGGGTAGCCACGTTCATGGGTGCATGGTCCGCCATGCCGGGCATGCCCGTCATGACGAGCTTGGCGCCGGACACGCGTGCAACAAGGCTTTCCGAGAACCGCAGCTCGATCCGCGCGGGCGCCGCGATCTCGGCGCTGTCAGCCGGCGCGGACGCAAGCAGTTGCGGATGAGCGAACGCTTGGCCGCCTGCGAGCAGGGCCGATACGGCAAGCAAGCATTTAGCAGTGGTACGGATGTCGAACATGGGGGCCCTTTGATGATGACTTAACTGATGATTTAACGACCGGCTTGCCTACAGCATGCCTCAGAACCAGACCCGCACGCCAGCCACGAAGCGGGTCTCGCCACTGCGACCGCCGGCGGTCCTGACCATGTCCGACGTATTGCCGAAGGTCTGGTACCGCTCGACGCCGATGTAGGGCGCGAACTGGCGGTTGATTTCATAGCGCAGGCGCAGCCCCGCGGTGCCGTTTGACAGGCCGCTGCCGGTACCGGTCTCGGGGTCGTTCTTGCCATACAGATTGGCCTCGATGCGCGGCTGCAGGATCAGGCGCTGCGTGATCAGCAGTTCGTACTCGGCTGACAGGCGCAGCGCGGTGCGCCCGCTGTCGCCCACGTAGGCGGTGGCATCGACTTCGAACCAGTACGGCGCCAGGCCCTGCACGCCGAACGCTATCCAGTTGCGCGCCGGGCGCCCGCTGCCCACGTCATTGCGCCAGCCAAGCTGCGTGTCCCAGTAGGGAGCGATGGCGTGGCCCCACAGCAGTTCGGTGCGCGCATCGTGCACCTTGCCGCCCGCGGCTTCGCCTTCGGTCTTGATGACGAGCCGGTTGTAGGTGCCCCCGATCCAGGCCTGTGCTTCCCAGTTCGCGGCGTTGGCGCCGTTGGCATGTGCCCACTCCAGCCGGTCGATGAGTACCGCGGCAAACGTGTGCTCGTCCGCCATGTGCAGATGGCGCGTGGGGCCCAGCGCGTACTTTCCTGCGCCAAGCTGGTAGCCACCCGAGTACGCGTGCGGGTCGCGCGCGTCGGGCGGCGCACTCCCACCCTGCATCTTCATGTCGCCATGGTCCGTGGCAGGCACGGAATTGGGCTGAGGCATCGGTGCAGTGGGCGCGGAGCCCTCTTCCATGCTCTGCATGCCTTCCATGCCATCGTCTTCCACGACGGGTGCGACCGCCCCCGAGTCGCTGGATGACTGATGTTGCTGATGCCCCGCATGCGGGTCCTGTGCCCAGGCCGATCCGATTCCCGCGGCCGCAAGGATCGCGGCGAGCAGCTTCCTGGTGCGCGCGTGCATGGCGGCGTTGCGTGCGAAGCGTGCCATCACGACACCACCACTTCGCGGAACATGCCCGCATCCATATGCAGCATCAGGTGGCAATGCCACGCCCAGCGGCCCAGCGCGTCGGCTGTGACCAGGAAACTGATGCGCTGTGCCGGCTGCACCGGGATCGTGTGTCGGCGCGCCAGGAACGTGCCGTCCGGCGCTTCCAGGTCGCTCCACATGCCGTGCATGTGCATCGGGTGGGTCATCATGGTGTCGTTGTGGAGGATGACGCGCAGCCGCTCGCCATGGCGAAAATGCACGGGTGTCGACTTGCCGAACTCGACGCCATCGAACGACCAGGTGTAGCGCTCCATGTTGCCCGTCAGGTGCAGCTCGATCTCGCGCTCCGGCCCGCGTGGGTCCGGCGGTCCGCCCAGTGTGCGCATGTCGGCCAGCGTCAGCACGCGCCGTCCGTTGTTGCGCAGGCCGATGCCGGGGTCGTCGAGGTTCGTGCGCGGCGTGTCCACGCGCATGTCGGTGCCGGCGCTGTACTCGGTGCGCGCGTGGCGCACGGTCTTGCCCGGGACCTTGAGCGGATTGTCAGGCGCCGCGCCATGCGTCGCGTGCTGGCTGTGATCCATGGCCATGCTGCCGTGGTCCATGCCCTGCATGCCCGCATGGTCCGCGCCGTGCGTGGCGCCGTGTTGCATGCCGGCCATGTCGCCCATCATGTCGCCCATGGTCAGCCACTCGGCCTTGTCCAGTGCGGGCACCGGTGCCTGCATGCCATCGCGCACGCTCAGCGTGCCCCTGGCATAGCCGGTGCGGTCCATCGACTGGGCGAAGATCGTATAGGCCTCGTCGCGCGGCTCGACCACGACATCGCAGGTCTCGCCGGGTCCGAAGCGGAACTCGTCGACCGTCACGGGTTCGATGTTGATGCCGTCGACCTGCACCACCTTCAGCTTCAGGCCGGGGATACGCACGTCGAAGAAGGTATTGCCCGCGCCGTTGATCAGCCGCAGCCTCACCTTCTCGCCGGGCCGGAACTGCCCGGTCCAGTTGCCGGCTGGCGTCAGGCCGTTGGCCAGGTAGGTCAGCGTCGCGCCCGACAGGTCGGCGAGATCCGTCGGGCTCATGCGCATCTGGTTCCACATGCGGCGCTTGTCGAGCGCGGCCTTCAGGCCGTCGTTCGAAACGTCGCGGAAGAAATCGACCACCGTCGGCTGGTTGTAGTTGTAGTAGCCGCTCTGGACCTTCAGCTTCGACAGCACGCGCATCGGGTCCTCGTCGGTCCAGTCCGACAGCAGCAGCGTGTAATCGCGGTCGGCCCTCACCGGGTCTTCGCCGGCCGGGTCGATGATGATGCCGCCGTACAGTCCGGTCATCTCCTGGAAGCCGGAGTGCGAGTGGTACCAGTAGCTGCCGCTCTGCGCGACCTTGAAGCGGTATGTGAAAGTGTCCCCCGGGGCAATGCCGCCAAAGCTGATGCCGGGCACGCCATCCATCTGGTACGGCAGGATGATGCCGTGCCAGTGGATCGAGGTCGGTTCGCGCAGGCGGTTGGTCACGCGGATGGTGACGGTCTCGCCTTCGCGCCAGCGCAGCGTTGGGCCAGGCAGCATGCCGTTGACGGTGGTGGCCACGCCGGGCTGGCCGGTAAAGTTGACCACCGATTCGTCGACGACGAGATCGAACTCGGTGCCGCGCAGCACCGGCGCCGTGCCGAAGGAGGTCGCGCCCGGCTGCGCCCATGCCGTCCCATGCCAGGCCGGCAGGCCCGCAAGCACGCCACCGGCCGCCAGGCCCTGCACGAAGCGCCGGCGGGACAGGTTGGGCAGCAGCAGGCCGGTGGAGGGATCGCGTCGCATGGGAAATCAGTCCTTGGAGAGTCGGCAGCCGCACTTGTGAGCGGCAGACAAAGCATACGCAAAGCCAGGGAACATGCACATGACCCCGAAATTACAATCCGGTAATCTTCATGTCATCTTGATGTTCATTGCCCTGGGCTACAGTGGCCGGTCGCCAGCGGCGTGCGGTGCATGGCGGGCAACAAGGAAAGCGCAGATGAAACTGCTGGTAGTGGAGGACGAGGCCAAGACCGGTGAATACCTCCGGCAGGGCCTGACCGAGGCGGGCTTCGTGGTGGACCTGGCCGCCAACGGCCTGGACGGCCACCATCTGGCCATGAGCGAGGTCTACGACCTGATCATCCTGGACGTGATGCTGCCCGACGTGGATGGCTGGCGCATCGTGCAGACGCTGCGCGCGGCCGACAACCGCGTTCCGGTGCTGTTCCTGACCGCGCGCGACAGCGTGGCCGACCGCGTCAAGGGACTGGAACTCGGTGCGGACGACTACCTCGTCAAGCCGTTCGCCTTCGCCGAACTGCTGGCACGCGTGCGCACGCTGCTGCGCCGTGGCAGCGCGCAGGTGAGCGTGGAGCGCGTGCAGGTCGGCGACCTGGTGCTGGACCTGGCGCGCCGGCGCGCATCGCGCGGCGGGCGCCGCATCGTGCTGACCAGCAAGGAGTTCTCGCTGCTGGAATTGCTGGTGCGCCGGCGCGGCGAGGTGTTGCCGCGCTCGCTGATCGCCTCGCAGGTGTGGGACATGAATTTCGACAGCGACAGCAATGTCATCGATGTCGCCATCCGCCGATTGCGCGCCAAGATCGACGACGATTTCGACACCAAGCTGATCCAGACCGTACGCGGCATGGGATACGTGCTCGAAGACCCCGAGGAAGCGGCGTGATGGGCGACGCGATGCGGCGCTTCTCGCTGACGACGCGCCTGACCGCGCTGTTCTGCCTGTCGTCGGCTGGCGTGCTGCTGGGGCTCGGCATCCTGATCGCGACAGCCATGGACCGGCATTTCGCGGAAGAGGACTTTGCGAGCCTGGGCGACAACGTCCGCCTGATCCAGCGGATCGCCACCGAGAACGCCTCGGCGTCGATGCCCGAGCAACTGGCCCTGGCGCTGGAGCACCATCCCGGCTTCATCGCCCACGTCAGCGCGGCCGACGGCCGGACCCTGTACACCAGCCACGGCTTCGATTTCCAGACCGCGCTTGGCACCGCCGCGGTTCTGCCGGCCGGGCGCGAGAACTTTGTCTGGGAACAGGATGGCAAGAGCTACCGGGGCCTGCGCGCCACCGCGCAAGCCACGGGCGGGCTGGCGGCGCCACTGACCATCGTGGTCGGCATGGACACCGAGATCCATGCGCATTTCATGCGTGCATTCCGTCGTTCGCTGGTCTTCTACGTCGCGCTGGCCGCGCTGGCCAGCGGCCTGCTCGGCTGGTGGGCCGCCCGGCGCGGGCTGGCACCGCTGCGCACCATGGCCACGCGCGCACGCGCCGTGACCGCGCACAAGCTCGACGCGCGCATGCCGGTGGAAGCGGTGCCGGTGGAAATGGCGGACCTGGCGGCGACGCTGAATGCGATGCTGGAGCGCTTGCAGCGCGATTTCGAACGACTCTCCGAGTTCTCGTCCGACCTTGCGCATGAACTGCGTACGCCGCTTACCAACCTGATGACGCAGACGCACGTCGTGCTCTCGCAACCGCGCGCGGCAGAAAAGTACCGCGATGTGCTGGCATCGAACGCCGAAGAACTCCAGCGCCTGACGCGCATGGTGTCGGACATGCTCTACCTGGCCCAGATGGAACACGGTCTCACCCTGCCCTGCGCCGAGCCGATCGACGCGGCGGTCGAAGTCCATGCGCTGTTCGAGTTCTACGAAGCACTGGCCGAGGACAAGCACGTGCGCCTGGCGTCGCGCGGCGAGGGGCGCTTCGTGGGCGACAGGCTGATGCTGCGCCGCGCGCTCAGCAACTTGCTGTCCAACGCCCTGCGCTATACGCCGCCGGGCGGCAGCATCACGGTGGAAATCGATGACGGTGCCGATGGGGTCGCCATTGCCGTGGAGAATGAAGGCCAGGAAATCCGGCCGGACTTGCTGCCCGTGATCTTCGACCGCTTCTCGCGCGGCGACAGGTCTCGCGTCCGTCCGGAGTCGGACAGCGTGGGACTGGGATTGTCGATCACGCGCGCGATCATGGCCGCGCATGGGGGAACCATCGCCGTGCAGTCGGCGGGTGGCAAGACACGCTTTACGCTCACCTTCCGGCGGCAGGCGGCGCCAGCCACGGCGGCGGCGTGTGCCGTCATTCGCTCGCCGTCAGCAGGCGGTACGCGTCGTCTTCCGTGATCTTGAGCCGGTAGCTGGTTGCCAGCAGGCGCGCCAGGGTGCGCGCCGCGCCGGGCTGACTGTGCCGCAGTTGCTCGCGATAGGCCTCGACCTCATAGCGCAACCGCCAGCGGCGGCTGAGCAGATAGCGCACACCCATCAGGCCCCAGCTGCGCCAGAACTGGCGC
Encoded proteins:
- a CDS encoding heavy metal response regulator transcription factor; the encoded protein is MKLLVVEDEAKTGEYLRQGLTEAGFVVDLAANGLDGHHLAMSEVYDLIILDVMLPDVDGWRIVQTLRAADNRVPVLFLTARDSVADRVKGLELGADDYLVKPFAFAELLARVRTLLRRGSAQVSVERVQVGDLVLDLARRRASRGGRRIVLTSKEFSLLELLVRRRGEVLPRSLIASQVWDMNFDSDSNVIDVAIRRLRAKIDDDFDTKLIQTVRGMGYVLEDPEEAA
- the copC gene encoding copper homeostasis periplasmic binding protein CopC, whose amino-acid sequence is MFDIRTTAKCLLAVSALLAGGQAFAHPQLLASAPADSAEIAAPARIELRFSESLVARVSGAKLVMTGMPGMADHAPMNVATRVSAGDDPKTMVITPVSPLVPGTYRLDWRAVASDTHPVSGKLSFTVK
- the hemW gene encoding radical SAM family heme chaperone HemW; its protein translation is MIPIVPASTSPAAPADNTQLWLKPGQIALPGSPPLSLYVHVPWCVRKCPYCDFNSHAVPGKDGTHDIPEDAYLDALRADLEQSLPLVWGRPVHTVFIGGGTPSLLSAAGMDRLLSDIRALLPLDADAEITMEANPGTFEAERFASYRASGVNRLSIGIQSFNDSHLQALGRIHGEREARAAIDIAQRSFDNINLDLMYALPGQTMEQCRDDLETALSYGTAHLSLYHLTLEPNTLFAKYPPALPDDDLAYEMQDLIEARTAQAGYRHYETSAYARAHREARHNLNYWRFGDYLGIGAGAHGKLSFPNRVLRQMRHKHPATYMAQAVAGSAVQEAREVGADELPFEFMLNALRLTDGVPASSFHDMTGLPLHAISRQLAAAEKKGLIDADPTVIRPTELGRRFLNDLQEMFLKD
- a CDS encoding helix-turn-helix transcriptional regulator — encoded protein: MIPNEVVGRTVDGATPVKAWREHLGFTQAEVAAKLGITQGAYAQQEASDKLRRSSREKIAAALGIFPQQLDF
- the rdgB gene encoding RdgB/HAM1 family non-canonical purine NTP pyrophosphatase, yielding MQRLVLASNNPGKLREFGALLAPLGFDVVSQGELGVPEAEEPFGTFVENALAKARHASRLAGMPALADDSGICVQALDGAPGVYSARYAQMAGRANSDAANNAHLISQLAGKLNRRAHYYCVLVFVRHAADPCPIIAEGVWHGEVVDAPRGAGGFGYDAHFLLPELGKTAAELPAEEKNAVSHRALALRSLAARLQTESRGQAAR
- a CDS encoding copper resistance protein B, giving the protein MARFARNAAMHARTRKLLAAILAAAGIGSAWAQDPHAGHQQHQSSSDSGAVAPVVEDDGMEGMQSMEEGSAPTAPMPQPNSVPATDHGDMKMQGGSAPPDARDPHAYSGGYQLGAGKYALGPTRHLHMADEHTFAAVLIDRLEWAHANGANAANWEAQAWIGGTYNRLVIKTEGEAAGGKVHDARTELLWGHAIAPYWDTQLGWRNDVGSGRPARNWIAFGVQGLAPYWFEVDATAYVGDSGRTALRLSAEYELLITQRLILQPRIEANLYGKNDPETGTGSGLSNGTAGLRLRYEINRQFAPYIGVERYQTFGNTSDMVRTAGGRSGETRFVAGVRVWF
- the copD gene encoding copper homeostasis membrane protein CopD, translating into MDADWATVALRYALYVDLTLLFGVPLAAMWLLRVDAHLATYGKRATAFMAAAGIVLSVLGLLVAARTMMGEESYLAIDGETVRMIVTETGLGVAWQVRMLALLVCLIASGAPRQWQATRIVLPLAAAIALATLAWGGHGAMSEGVQRAIHLPADIVHLLAAGAWVGALAVFVWLSLPQHATTSVGVAELSRVASGFSRIGAGIVATLVVTGIANYTLIAGPDLSGLLSAPYGGLLLAKLALFGAMLGLAAMNRYRLAPRLARAVHTRDDGAVLALRRSVWCESACAMIVLWLVAWLGTLSPGH
- a CDS encoding glycine zipper 2TM domain-containing protein; protein product: MQSKSKNRMALAAVLAAIGLAGCAAPYNNGYNTGYNAPPPPQTSNGGYATQAPAGSVYYGRVESIEPITSTQNSSGLLGTVIGGAAGGLLGHQVGGGTGQTAATIGGAVLGAVAGNQIEKRAGSNTQTAYRVNVRLDDGRVATVTQSNLGNLQVGMRARVANDMAVPY
- a CDS encoding heavy metal sensor histidine kinase, whose translation is MRRFSLTTRLTALFCLSSAGVLLGLGILIATAMDRHFAEEDFASLGDNVRLIQRIATENASASMPEQLALALEHHPGFIAHVSAADGRTLYTSHGFDFQTALGTAAVLPAGRENFVWEQDGKSYRGLRATAQATGGLAAPLTIVVGMDTEIHAHFMRAFRRSLVFYVALAALASGLLGWWAARRGLAPLRTMATRARAVTAHKLDARMPVEAVPVEMADLAATLNAMLERLQRDFERLSEFSSDLAHELRTPLTNLMTQTHVVLSQPRAAEKYRDVLASNAEELQRLTRMVSDMLYLAQMEHGLTLPCAEPIDAAVEVHALFEFYEALAEDKHVRLASRGEGRFVGDRLMLRRALSNLLSNALRYTPPGGSITVEIDDGADGVAIAVENEGQEIRPDLLPVIFDRFSRGDRSRVRPESDSVGLGLSITRAIMAAHGGTIAVQSAGGKTRFTLTFRRQAAPATAAACAVIRSPSAGGTRRLP
- a CDS encoding copper resistance system multicopper oxidase, which produces MRRDPSTGLLLPNLSRRRFVQGLAAGGVLAGLPAWHGTAWAQPGATSFGTAPVLRGTEFDLVVDESVVNFTGQPGVATTVNGMLPGPTLRWREGETVTIRVTNRLREPTSIHWHGIILPYQMDGVPGISFGGIAPGDTFTYRFKVAQSGSYWYHSHSGFQEMTGLYGGIIIDPAGEDPVRADRDYTLLLSDWTDEDPMRVLSKLKVQSGYYNYNQPTVVDFFRDVSNDGLKAALDKRRMWNQMRMSPTDLADLSGATLTYLANGLTPAGNWTGQFRPGEKVRLRLINGAGNTFFDVRIPGLKLKVVQVDGINIEPVTVDEFRFGPGETCDVVVEPRDEAYTIFAQSMDRTGYARGTLSVRDGMQAPVPALDKAEWLTMGDMMGDMAGMQHGATHGADHAGMQGMDHGSMAMDHSQHATHGAAPDNPLKVPGKTVRHARTEYSAGTDMRVDTPRTNLDDPGIGLRNNGRRVLTLADMRTLGGPPDPRGPEREIELHLTGNMERYTWSFDGVEFGKSTPVHFRHGERLRVILHNDTMMTHPMHMHGMWSDLEAPDGTFLARRHTIPVQPAQRISFLVTADALGRWAWHCHLMLHMDAGMFREVVVS
- a CDS encoding DUF411 domain-containing protein — protein: MKAEPVVTNSLRRTVLAALALLPAAAWAGASPSATAVKVWKSPACGCCKDWVSHLQANGFQVTTYEVDDLPAARSKAGMPERYGSCHTAVVEGYALEGHVPAREIRRLLRERPAAVGLAVPGMPLGSPGMDGPEYGGRKTPYEVLLVMRDGKAKVFQAYPQGN